ATAACACTGTGGGTACAATTCAGAGGTTCCAACAATCTATGCCATCGGTGCTGGTCGCAGCCGGCACAATTCTCGCTCTTATGGGCTGTGTAGGCCCCACGACCCCCTTTGGCGGTATCCATAGCTTGGGTGTCCCCGGTCAAACAAATCTTAAAGCTCAAATCGCGAGCGAACCCGAGGTGGCGCGGGCCCAGGACGCTCAGGGCTTCTATTCTCCTGAACCCACCAAGGCTCATATCCGCTTCAATCCGGATCGCCAGGTCCTTCATGGTCGACACAGCTTTAAGGTCGCCATCCATGATCCGAGGGGCATTTCTGAAACCTCCCGCTGGAAGATCTACTTCAATGGTTATGATGTCACCAAACAAATTCTCCCCTCAATGGTCAGCTATTTGGATGAAGACCAACGCACTCTCAACCTGGAATTCCCAAATCTCCGCGTCCGCCCTGATCGAGATAATCGCATTGAGGTTGCCTTTTTCCACTCGGACCGCTCTCCCCCCGTGATTGAAGAGTGGATGAGTCCCGAGTGTTCTCTTTATGAACACCTGAAGGTCAACACCACCGGGCGATTTGATGTGTCTCAACAGATTCTCACCAAGATCGCGGCCTGGTCAAAGGAGCATGAGATCAATCCAAGCTTGGTGACCGGCCTAGTGGCACAGGAGTCCGGCTTTGATCCTCAAGCTGTCAGCTGGGCCAAGGCCATCGGATTAACCCAGGTCACACCAATTGGTGACTTGGAAATTTCTCGCTACGAGCCTAATTGGCCTCGCTCGGAGAAGATCAATCGCCTTCCCGCCGGCCTGGTCAAAACAATGATCCAAGTCGGCAAGATCACCTCTAAGGATGATTGGCGTCTGGATCCTGAGCTC
This is a stretch of genomic DNA from Pseudobdellovibrionaceae bacterium. It encodes these proteins:
- a CDS encoding transglycosylase SLT domain-containing protein produces the protein MPSVLVAAGTILALMGCVGPTTPFGGIHSLGVPGQTNLKAQIASEPEVARAQDAQGFYSPEPTKAHIRFNPDRQVLHGRHSFKVAIHDPRGISETSRWKIYFNGYDVTKQILPSMVSYLDEDQRTLNLEFPNLRVRPDRDNRIEVAFFHSDRSPPVIEEWMSPECSLYEHLKVNTTGRFDVSQQILTKIAAWSKEHEINPSLVTGLVAQESGFDPQAVSWAKAIGLTQVTPIGDLEISRYEPNWPRSEKINRLPAGLVKTMIQVGKITSKDDWRLDPELSIRGGLTLLEYFERYWRMKMNFSRLEATFPHPEEVFTPVVLASYHSGAARVKRAINESGRQFLDAVYLKEAKKYVNRVSSYCYHFAEREVSDESAP